TCATGTCGGAGCTCGCCACGATGAGGACGTCATCATCAATCTCCCTGATCGCTGTGGCCAGATCCTCCCCCAGGGCCAGACACTCGCTTAAACTGAGGCGCCCCAGCGCCAGCGGAGTCAGGAGAAAGTCCTCCCGAATCGCCTGGACGAAGGGGAGCTGAACCTCAAGAGAGTGCTCCATCGCGTGGGCGGACTCGTCCTCTTTGACGATCTTAGATAAGGCTATCAGCTTTGCCGCGAGCTCGGTGTCAAGCGCAACGTCCCCCATCGGCATTGCCCACCTGCCGCTTGACATCACGGCGGCGTCGGTCCCCCTCCCCCGGTGGTTCGGTCCCATGATCAGAACCCTCCCGGGCACCTCGACGCGGCAGAAGACCTCCCCAGCCACCCGGCCGGAGTAGATATAGCCGGCGTGGGGGGAGACGATACCAAACGCCTTTACCGGCTTAACGCTTGAGTCGAAGTACGACTTTACCTCCCTTTCGAGCGCCGCCGGATTTGACGGATAGAACTGCCCTGAAACGGCCGGTTTTCTAATCATTTTCACCCCCCTAAAATCCAAATTCCTGATACTGACTATGGTACTGCAAAGGGAAAATCGATGCAAGGTGTATTTGCCCTCGACTATCTCTATGATATTCCTTGAGTTTTAATCTTAAGCCCGTCTCCAGCCAGGGAGTTTTTACTTGATTTTCCCCTGCCGTTAGAGTATGATACGCCTGTATGAAAAATTGTTCAAATGAATAAGTTTTCTAAAAAAGATTACATGATGACGAGAAGGTCGTTTCGTTTTATAGAGGCAGTTATTCTCTTTATCTTCGTTGGAGTCCTCCCCTGCTGCGGGTCTCCCGGAGAGACCCCGGAGCCGGACGTTCTGGAGAAATTCTCCGATGCGGAGCGCTGTTTCTCCGAAAAGAACTACACGGAGGCGGGAGAGCGCTATCAGAAGATAGTGGAGATCGAGCCGGGGCATTACAGGTCTCTCACGAGACTGGGCGAGATTTCCCTTCTGATGATCGAATACGACGACGCCCTTGCTTATTTCAAGGAGGCCCAGAAGCATGGAAAGGACTACCTTCCTGCCTACGAGGGGATGGCCCAGATATACATGGAAAGGGAAGAGTGGGAAAAGGCTATAGACACATATGAAGATATGCTCGACATCGACTCGGATAACCTCGATGCCATGGCAAAGATTGGAGAGATATATTATAAGGCGGGAAATACAAAGAAGGCGATGAGGTTCTTTGAAAAGGGACTCAAGATCAAGTCAAACCATTACGAATCCTGTTACAACATGGGGAAGATCAGCTTTGCCAACAAGGATTACAACGAGGCCCAGAAATACTTTCTGAACTCTCTGAAGTCAAAACCGAGGAGCTTTGAGGCGAACTACAATCTCGGCCTCACGTACTATCACCTGAACAGGTACGACGAGGCGATCGGTTTTTTCAGAAGGGCGGTGAAGATAGACCCCGACAGCGTTGAGACCTATTACGCGATGGGGCGCGCGCTGATGCTCACGGGAACCTACGACGAGGCCCAGGCGTGGTACAACAAGGCCCTGGAGCTCGAACCGGGGCTCTATCAGGCGTATGTGGATATCGGCATAATCCACAAGGAGACGGGGCTGTTCCTGGACGCAGAGGAGTATTTCAGAAAGGCGATCGAAATCAAGACCGATTGCTTCGAGGCGTACCTAAATCTCGGCCTCCTCTATCTTGATCAGGAAAAATTCAAGATGGCGGAGGATGCGCTCGCTAAGGCGGTCAGGATTCGACCGGAAGACACATCCGCCCTTAAGAGCCTGGGCATTGTCAGGATAAAGCTGGGGAAACCGGACAGTGCGGTCAGCGTGCTCAAGGATGCCATCAAGGTCTCCCCGGAGGACATCGACCTCCACATCAGCCTTGGCAACATATACTGCAGCGCCGGAAAATACAAGGAGGCCTTCGATTCGTTTGAAAATGCCCTATCCCTCGATCCCGAATCGGATAAGGCGTATATAGGGATCGGAGAGGTCTATCTCAAAAAAGGCGACAAGAAAAAGGCGGAGGAAGCCTTTATCAAGGCCTCCAAGGTCAATCCAAGGTCTTTTGAGACGTTTGTCAGCTTAGGCAGGTTGTACAGGGAGATGGAGGATTACGATAGGGCCAGGGAGGCCTTTCTTCGGGTAGTGGAGTTAAAGCCGGACCTGTATGAAATATATGTGGATATTGCGGAGATAAACCTCAATCAGAACAAGGATCTGAACGGCGCTCTCGTGATGGTCAATACAGCCCTCAAGGCCTATCACGGATACAGCAGGGGACATGAGATAAAGGGGAGGATACTCCTTTCCATGGGGAAAAAGGACGAGGCAAAAATGGAGCTCAATAAGGCCCTGAAAACCGATCCCGAAAACATCTCCGCCAAGAAATTTTTGGACTCCATTCAGGACAAGGGGAAGCCGGATG
Above is a window of Candidatus Zymogenus saltonus DNA encoding:
- the amrB gene encoding AmmeMemoRadiSam system protein B; translation: MIRKPAVSGQFYPSNPAALEREVKSYFDSSVKPVKAFGIVSPHAGYIYSGRVAGEVFCRVEVPGRVLIMGPNHRGRGTDAAVMSSGRWAMPMGDVALDTELAAKLIALSKIVKEDESAHAMEHSLEVQLPFVQAIREDFLLTPLALGRLSLSECLALGEDLATAIREIDDDVLIVASSDMTHYEPHETAKKKDMDAVKHILDLDPEGLYETVRGRGITMCGVLPVTVMLKAAIMLGAKKAELVDYKTSGETSGDYGSVVGYAGLIVS
- a CDS encoding tetratricopeptide repeat protein; translated protein: MNKFSKKDYMMTRRSFRFIEAVILFIFVGVLPCCGSPGETPEPDVLEKFSDAERCFSEKNYTEAGERYQKIVEIEPGHYRSLTRLGEISLLMIEYDDALAYFKEAQKHGKDYLPAYEGMAQIYMEREEWEKAIDTYEDMLDIDSDNLDAMAKIGEIYYKAGNTKKAMRFFEKGLKIKSNHYESCYNMGKISFANKDYNEAQKYFLNSLKSKPRSFEANYNLGLTYYHLNRYDEAIGFFRRAVKIDPDSVETYYAMGRALMLTGTYDEAQAWYNKALELEPGLYQAYVDIGIIHKETGLFLDAEEYFRKAIEIKTDCFEAYLNLGLLYLDQEKFKMAEDALAKAVRIRPEDTSALKSLGIVRIKLGKPDSAVSVLKDAIKVSPEDIDLHISLGNIYCSAGKYKEAFDSFENALSLDPESDKAYIGIGEVYLKKGDKKKAEEAFIKASKVNPRSFETFVSLGRLYREMEDYDRAREAFLRVVELKPDLYEIYVDIAEINLNQNKDLNGALVMVNTALKAYHGYSRGHEIKGRILLSMGKKDEAKMELNKALKTDPENISAKKFLDSIQDKGKPDGEVDGETESEGGDETEAVEETPEVETGKKPGDKPKETEGSKDLKLNVEK